In Ensifer sp. WSM1721, the genomic window CCCTCGGTGCATTTCCTGATCCCGATCGAACTGTTCACGGCCTCCTCACATGCTGCCCATCCAGTGCCGTAGCCGCTCTGTCGATTGATCAGGCAGCCCCGACCGGATCCCGATAATCTTCACTCTTTGTCAACATGGCCAGATCGAGTGGGCCATCTTGTTCGCCAGCGCCATCGCGACCACCATGAGGGGCTTTCGTTCTATCGTTCTGTGCAACCAGGATCCCGCTGGCGCACCTGGATGCCCACTGTATGACTGCCATAGCGCCGATGGTCAGTAGCCTGCGGATGTCTCTTTGCCCCATCTTTGACGTTCGACCGAGTCGTTGCTTCCCTCTGGTGGAGTGCTGGACCGGAACCAACCCCAACCAAGCCGCGAAGTCGCGGCCGCGTTTGAACGTCTCCATTGGTGGAGCGAAGGCCTCTACTGCCATCGCGGTTATCGGTCCGATCCCTGGCATGGTCTGAAGGCGACGCGTTTCCACGCCGCGTTGGGCTTCGCTGCGAAGGACCTTCTCAAGATCGGTGCTCTTTCGGCTCAATTGCTCAATTGGCTCAAGATAGAGACTGCCGATGTCACGCACCAATGCGGGTAGCGATAGACCGAGGTCAGCGATCGCGGCGGCCAACGTCTTCAAGTGTGTTGGGCCCTGCGGCGCGGCAACACCGTGTTCGGCGAGATGCCCACGCAAAGCATTGATCAGTTGTGTGCGCTGCCGGACAAGAAGATCACGCGTGCGGGAGACCGCTGACCTTGCTTGTTTGCTCCTCGGTTTTGACGGCGACGAAGCGCATGTGTAGCGCGACGATCAGGATGAGAGTCTCACCTTGATTGTCGCCGCGCACGCATGGTCGGCCGCGATGCGGCCTCAGCAATGGCCTCCGCATCGGCCTCGGCGGGTCAGTTCCCGGCGCTCCCCCACCAGCCGGCGGCGATCCTCATGCTCCGGCGTCGGCGCCCGGACCATCGCGCAGACGCGCGGCTCGCCGCGCTTGAAGGCCAGCAGCGTGCGCACCAGCATCTCGCCGTCGATCAGGTCCGTCTTCGTCCGCCGGCGGCGACGCGGCATGGCGATCGAGGCCGGGTCGACGACGTGGCTCTCGATCCCCTCCGCCTGCAGCGCGCGGTGGATCCAGAAGCCGTCGAGGCCGGCCTCCTGGACGACGATCACCGGAAAGCTGCGCCCGGTACGCGCCTCGGCCTTGCGCCCGAGCGTCGCGAGCCGTTCCAGAAGCCCGGCCAGGTCGCCGCCGTCAACCTGGTGCCGCGACATCTTCTCGCCCCCACCCGGAGACAGCGACGTCACCAGCCATTTCGCCCGCGACAGTTCCATGAAACGAAAATTGCGCCAAGATCAGTGTGGATAGTGCCCGTGTGATCGGGGCTTCCTGCAATCACAGCCATGAGACCCTCCAAGGTGCTGGGTTGGTAGCACCACCACTTTGGCAAAAGCCGCGGCGCTATCCACCCCCTCATGGGATCTCATTCCATGCTTAAACACACCAGATAGTCGGTCCCTCACAAGTGTTTGCCAAGCACCGAAATCAGCTCTTCTATTTGGCCGTGCGAGTGGCTTGAGAACACCGCAACTCTCAACGTCTCCACTGGCGGGGCATCGGCATATCCACAGGCCTTCATATATTTGACGATTATGTTCGCGTCCCGGAGTGCTTTGTTAAGGCGTCTTAGATCGAAGTCTGCCTGAATAGTGAAAATCGGAACAGGTGTCTCTGAAACAGACAGACCAAGACCTCGGAGACCTTTCCACATTTGCTCCACGTTCCTGCGCAAAGCTTGCAAAATCGCTGGATCCTTCATGAAGAGACGTAGCCCAGCTGCGGCACCGGCTGCGGCGGGGATAGGAACAAAAGAGGCTCCTGCGATTGCTCCGGCTTTGGCAATCTTGTTAGCCAACACTCTGCTCGCTGGGATGATGCCTCCGAAACCGCCAAAGGCCTTGCTTAGAGTTCCAGCACAGTAGGCGTTCTCGCCTTCTATGCCGAAATGCTCCAGAGTACCCCGCCCGGTTGCACCAAGAACACCGACGCCGTGTGAATCGTCGACGCATAGAATGCCAGATGAGTAGGATTTAAGGAGATACGCGTACTGATCCAGGGGCGCCAAAGCTCCGGTGGATGAAAAGACACCGTCGGTCACTACGTTCGGAACTTGCCCTTCACCTAAGTGACGCGTCATTTGGTCAGACAGATCCTCGGGGTCACGATGCCGAAAAAGCAGTACCGGTTTCTGAGAGCAAATGAGCGCGTCTTTAACGCTAAAATGACACCGCTCATCAGCAAATATCACATCGTAATCATCACGCAACGCGGACAAAAGGGTCATCATCGAGAGATATCCGGAAGCTACGGAGATGGCTTTCTCGCATCGGAAATGCGCACAAACCGCGGCTTCCGCTTCTTCGTAAACAGATATTGCAGCGTGCGTGCCAGAGCCAAGGCCGAATGCTTGCAGCGCTTTGATGGCGGCTTCGATAACCACTGGGTGGCCGTGCAGCGTGTGGTAACTTGTTCCGCTAAAATAACTGACCTCTCGACCATCGATGCGCATACGTGGACCGACAGGAGATTCCATCCTGAATTGCAGTCCTTCGGCAAGTTCTTCCATCGTCAGTCCTTTACAATTCAAAGGGTGCCTGAGGACTCACCGATATGCAATCCGCACCGCTTCAACCGAACGGCATTCCTAGCCGATAGTCATCTTCCCAAATTAAATCATGACAGGAAAATACATTTTCAACGCGTTCTATTCGCTTTCGATATGGATATCGAGAACGCTTCGAGCGCTAAGCGGTTGCGGCACCTCGAGTGCTTACGAGCAGCGTGGCTTCCAGTCCGGGAAACCATCGACGCGATGCGTGCGGGAAGTCCTTTATATCCGGGGTGAATTTTGGCAAGGCTTTATGATATTTTCATGCTCTTTAGCTTTCTGCAATTCTTGCCGTTACAATAGGCTTCATTTCGATAGCGGCGTACTTGCTGTATTAGAAATGGCAATCGCTTGATCGTAAAGGCAGATCCATGCAGCTCAGTGCTTCGAAAGGCAGTTGTTCAATCGGTCAACCCGGTATATTTCGCGGGCGTCTAACCTTTGATAATCCAAAGCTCGCCGGCTACACTTGGCCGATCTGCGAAATCAGTGGGATTGAGCCTGGCCCGAGGCTTTGCGTCTCGGCCGGGGTGCACGTCAATGAGGTCGCTGGCATTGAAGCTGCGGTGCGCCTGCAAAAACTATTTGAACCTTCCAAAATGAAAGGAACGGTGTCGATTATCCCCTTAATCAATCAACCGGCACTTTTCAAATATACGGAGTACATTTGCCCGCTCGACGACAAAAACATCAACTATACCTTCCCTGGAAACAGCGACGGCTCGTTCTCCGAAGCGCTAAGTTGCGCGATTATGAACGAGTGGTGTGCTGACGCGGACTGCTATATCGATATGCATGGCGGCGATC contains:
- a CDS encoding pyridoxal phosphate-dependent aminotransferase family protein → MEELAEGLQFRMESPVGPRMRIDGREVSYFSGTSYHTLHGHPVVIEAAIKALQAFGLGSGTHAAISVYEEAEAAVCAHFRCEKAISVASGYLSMMTLLSALRDDYDVIFADERCHFSVKDALICSQKPVLLFRHRDPEDLSDQMTRHLGEGQVPNVVTDGVFSSTGALAPLDQYAYLLKSYSSGILCVDDSHGVGVLGATGRGTLEHFGIEGENAYCAGTLSKAFGGFGGIIPASRVLANKIAKAGAIAGASFVPIPAAAGAAAGLRLFMKDPAILQALRRNVEQMWKGLRGLGLSVSETPVPIFTIQADFDLRRLNKALRDANIIVKYMKACGYADAPPVETLRVAVFSSHSHGQIEELISVLGKHL